The Oculatellaceae cyanobacterium DNA window TCCTTGACGAACTTCTAGAAGATTTAAGAAACCGCGAACAAACAGATCCAGAGTATTGGCGCGATCGCCAACGCATCCTGATAATTACTAATAGTTATGACGAAGCTGATTGGGTTGAATCGCGCCTTTGTCGCAGCTACTTTACACGACATATTGATCAGATTGCGGCTTTACGTCGTGACAGTGCGCCAAAATCCTTGCCTGGTATTCGTCGCAGTCAGATAGGCAATCTTAAGGAACTTAACACTCAAATTGTCGTTGCGCCTTTGATGGCTTTAGAGCGTGGATATAACATTCTCAATGAGCAAAAAATTGCTGCGTTCGGTGCGGCACTTTTCCTGTGCAGACCTATGCCAGTTCCTGACGATTGGCAATCGACAGTGCGACAGTTAAACGCATGGGCGCTTAAAAATTATCCAGATCCAGCCAACTACGTCAATTTGAATTCGCAATTGTTATCAAATTTTGAAGAACGCTTCTACCGTCTAGCTATTGCTGAATTGACTAGGCTGAATTGTCGTGCTTTGAGATTTGAGCAATTAACTGAGCGATTAGTTAGGGGAAATGTCCCTTGTATTGTTCATTTCTTGGATGCCAAATTTGCTCCACAATTAGCGCAATCAAATTTTCAACAATCAGATTCAACAGCTACATCTTTATTAATTGGTATCTGCGAGGTTTTACAAGAAGCAATTGAAGCGAATCATAAATCTCCTAGCGAGATTATGCTGGCGCGATCGCTCTACAACGATTTCTTTACAGCACTTACACAAACGAAAGGATTGCAATATGGCAGTTAAAACACTTTTCCCTGGAGCATGGGCATTACGTTCAGAGCAAGAATTTAAACTATTTACAATTACAGTACCTTCTTCTTGGCAACGAGCGGCTCAGGCACTAGCTCAAAAACGATTCAAAATGCAGGGCAGAGGTTATCCATCTGTTCCCGTGCATTCCCTAAATTCGATTGTTAGAGCTAGCTTTCCTCAAATCATTAAAACTGAGCGTAATGCTTGGAAAGAAAATAGTAATCATTGGATAATTGCAAAAGAACAAGTAAATATTTCGGACTTACCAGAACTGGTTAAAAACTGGTTACGGGAAGAATTTAACTGTTTAGGCGAGGACGAAGTTGAATTAACGCTCTATCAGCTAGATGATCAACTTTGGGAATGGAATGAAGAGCCACTCGTTTATCCACTCCAGCAATTACTAGCAGAATATCAGACAAATAATCTCTGTTTTTCAGCTATTCCTGATTACCTAGTTGACAAATTATTAGAACACCCAGAAATTAGCTTTGAAGGTGAAAATCACTCTTTTCAACTAAAATTTTACCGTGTTGTAGGACAAGCGGCTGAGTTAATGTCTTGGCCACCAATAGAAGTTACGTGTTTGAAAAGAGGAGAAGAAGTTGCAATAGCGAAAATCTCTTTCGTTATTTCTTTTTCAGTACAAACAATTCCTTGGCGTAAAGAACCAGTTGTATATCACAATTTATCTGTTCGACGCTGGATTAATACCCCGTTTAAGCGATCGCCTTACCCTGGAGTCACTGTTCATATCGGCGATTCATACCGATGGTTAGATTGTCAGCGTCAAACTCTGAAATTTATGCCAATTAGAGTACAACGTCTGGATGGACAATTAAGCTGGCCTCGTGCATTAAAGGAACTACTAGCTATCAATGACTGTCAATTACCAGATTTGCAAGAGATTATTCAACAACTAAACACAAATTGGCATTCTGAAAATTTATCAGTTAGAGAAATACAAACTGCGATCGCTTATCACAGTAGTTACAGCAGTAGCGGTATAAAAACTCTGTGTTTACCAGGCGTGAGTCCACGAGATCTGGCTAGCCTCGATCAAGTAATTTGCGATCGGCTTCCTGTAGAAAGAATAGGTAAAGCCAACCTTATCACTGCCTTTAAACCTTATCAAGATTCACCGCTAAGGGATTTATGGGACTCAAGGGCAGGAAAGCGTAAGGTGCAAATGCTACAACCTGAGTATGCTCAAAAAGCGGTACTGCAATTATGCAATCAAAACACTTTATCTATCTTGATAGTTTGGGAAACAGAATTTTGTAGAGATGCAATTGTTTACGAAATTTGCCAATTACTTGACCTGCAACCAACAAATGATGAACAGATTTATAGCGGAGTAATAGGAAGCGTTAAAATTCAGGCACTTCATGTTTCTGACTTAACGCAACCGTTAGATATTCCAGCTAAACTTTCTCCTGAAAAAAGGCAGCATCTACGCAAAAAATTCATGGAGAAGCGAATTCAAGAGATTATTAACTATCTTCCCAATCCAACTAAACTCTGTGGGGCTATTGTCGAAATCAAGCGAAAGCGAGATTACTTTCCACGAGAAGCAGATCCGAAACTGGCATGGCGGATTGGAGCAATGAAAAAAGGCTATCCCAATCAACATATTCATGCGCTTACTCCGAGTAATAGTAAGAGAAAAATAAAAGCTGACCAAGAACGAGTTAAACGTGCGGTTATAGACTTACTCCGTCAATTAGGCGCAATGCCTAACCCTGTTGTAGGGATGGAATTAGACGGAGTAAGTTCCAATTTGTGGTTAACCTGTTTCCATGTCATCCGTCGTAATCGCAAAACTACAGCTAATGGAAAAGATGTAAAAGTTGCGCTGATGGTTAGAGTCAATGCAGCAACTGGAGAAGTACAGCTAACAACTTCTTCAATCTTTCATACTCAAGGTTGGGTATCTTACGGAGAAGGACTTAAGCGATTACTTGATGAAAAGTGGGCAGATGAATCAACTTCTGAATCTGGGGAAGAAACCCTTAGTAAGGATCGCAAACAAGCTGAACAGCAACGTATTGGACAATTTGTAAGCCAATGCCTGAAAAGCTGCTTGAATTTGCCTGCTGAGGGCAAAGATTTACCGCGTGTATTATTTATGGCATCAGCGCAGAATGCACGAGAGTTATTACCTTGGTTAACTAATCCTCAGTTACCCAAAAATACTTTACCAGATGGACTAGCAAGACAATTAAATAATTCAGAGTGCGATCGCCTATGGGTGGTTCGCCTCCGAGAATTAGAAAGAGGGGAAACACCTGTAGTTATTGCAGAAGGTGAACCAGGTACTAGACCTACAGTTGGTGGCATCTTTAAGTGGGAAGGAGTCTGTGATTCAAAAGAGAATGCGGTTTACCTCAGTCTTAGAAATTTGTTAATAACTGAGAAGTATCCTCTAGCAAAGCGTCAATCACGTTTAGATAATGGTGGCGCTCCAGCAGCCAACCCAAAGCCATTGGAAATAGCAGTTATTTACCATCCAGATATTGAAGAAGAGAGACTTGTAAGTTTAGTACATACTCTAAGAAATCGCTGGTCTTATTTTGCAGATGATGTTTCTTTACCATTGCCGTTTCCTTTCGCAATTAAGGCTAAAGAGTACGCTGTTAGCCCACAAGACACAATAGATGCTTTAGAGAGTGAGGGCGAAGATTTTGATGATATAGATTGAAAGCGATCGCATCATAACAATTTGAATAGCTACAACTTGCCTTAAAGCAGCGCTAATAAACATTTATTTTGCACATCTCTTAGATTTTCTTAGGGCAGGCATCTTGCCTGCCTTTAAATATGCAACTTAAAAGCAGATTAGCTTAATCTTGCAACAATAGTTCAAATGTATTATGAATAGTTCATCTGTACTAATAAAGTATCTAATTCTTACCTAAACTCTTTCTTATAAACCTAGAGCTATGACTGATTTTCCTCCGAGGTCTTGGTTTGGGCGCAAGACTATCTATGAGCTAATCCAGCACCATTTCCCAATGGGAAAGTCTAAAATCCGTATTGCGTCTGGCTTTTTTACTATCGAAGGCTGGCGCTTGGTTCGGGATGTTGCCAGAAACAAACACGTTGATTTATTGGTTGGAATTAACGAGTTAACGAGTTAAGTAAGTCAAATAAAAGAAAAGATGTAAAGGCAGCACAGGTTTTTCTCATTGAGGAATTCATGCAAAATCTAGCAACAGGATTTGCAGGCGATCGCCGTCAGACTGTAGAAGCTTTGGTTGAACAAATTAAGGCAGGTCAGTTTCGGATTGTGGATGCGCGTGCTATGAGGCATCATGCCAAAGTTTATCTAGTTGACTGTGAAATTGGCATTGTAACATCAGCAAATTTAACCGTACATGGCTTGACGCAACAAGTTGAAGCTGGAGCTTTGCTTGCTGAGAAAGAGGAAGTTATAAAAATGGTTGAAAAATTTGATGAGCATTTTGCTAAAGCGACAGACCTGACTCAGGAACTACTTAATCGTTTAGAATGCTGGTTAAAACTTGTTTCCCCATGGGATGCTTATCTCAAAACTTTGCTTACTCTTGAAGATAAAGCTCTTGATAGCGAATATACTCTGCCGACGGCCTATCAAAGAGCTATGATCGCTGAAACTTTACGAAAGATTATGGAGCATGATGGTACCATGTTAGTTGCTTCCACAGGTCTTGGTAAAACAGTTGTTGCTACTCACGTTGCTCTCCAACTCTTAAAAGCAAACGAAATTAAAAATGTATTACTGATTGGGCCAAAGTTAGTCAAGAAACAATGGGAACATGAGTTTCTTCAGGCCAGTATTTCGTTTAAATATATTGGATATCAAGCTTTAGATAAGGAAGACTCAAAATATGATGGTAGTCTTGAGGATTTTTTTGAAATAGAACCAATAATTAACAAAAAATGGCTGATTATTATTGATGAGAGTCATCTGTTTAGGGATTGCCACGATAGTTTAGATGGCCCCAAAAGACGTTCTTTCCAGAGATTAGTCTCTTTGATTGAGAAAAGCGGTTGTAAAGTTTTGCTTCTGACTGGCTCTCCTTACTCTACAGGTATTAAAAATCTTAATGCTCAACTTCGCCTTTTACCAAATACCGCAGAAATCAATATTGCATCAAATACAAGAGGTTCAAAACCTTTTGAATGGAGGACGAACAATATAGAAGAATTTATTAATTTACCTGTAGTATCTCAATTAACTACACCTCACGTTGCAAAATCCTATGGTAAAAGCGTTAAAAATGGCGTATCAATCGATTTTGGGGAAGAAAAACGTTATATTCCAAGAGTTATGCTGTCCCGATGCGACTTCACTTTATTTTTAGAAAGTGAGCTTGCTCAAGCTTTTCGTAATGGTTGCTTCATTGTTGAAGGTCGCCCCTTTCAGCGCAGGACTATAGAAAGACATGCTGAGGTTGCATGGGTAAGTTCACCTTGGGCAATTCGCGAAGTTCTTCAAAAAGTTATTAACACACCTGGAGAACCGAACTCATCATATAAATTTGAGTTTGAGATGCCGCAGTCACAGCGCCGTGAAAGACTAGAGCCTATTTTAAATCAGTTAAAAAAGATGATGTTTAATGATGATCCAAAGCTTTTATATCTATGTTTCCTCCTGAAAAAGATTTATTCCAGCCGTAAAAAAGTCATTATTTTCTGTGAGCGCCGCGCAACTGTTGTTTATTTAGTTACAGCTTTAAATAATTTGGTCTCTAAACTGCGAGTATTTGGCACAATTAGGCAAAGGCAAAATCAATATGAGCATAAAAGCGACCGAGAAATTTTACAGGCAATTAAAAAATTTGCTCCAATTGCAAATAAAATTGAAATAAAAAACAATGAAACCTATGATGTGTTTATATCAACCGATGCTCATGGTATTGGAATTAATCTACAAGATGCACCTATAGTCATTAACTACGATTTATCTTGGACTCCTATTGAAATTACCCAAAGAGCAGGTCGTGTTCTTAGACCTTGGATCAAATCACGAATTATTGATCTTTACACTTTTGTTCCACCACTAACAAATGATGCTTTAAGAAATTTAGGTATCGCAAGACGGTG harbors:
- a CDS encoding DUF3962 domain-containing protein → MAVKTLFPGAWALRSEQEFKLFTITVPSSWQRAAQALAQKRFKMQGRGYPSVPVHSLNSIVRASFPQIIKTERNAWKENSNHWIIAKEQVNISDLPELVKNWLREEFNCLGEDEVELTLYQLDDQLWEWNEEPLVYPLQQLLAEYQTNNLCFSAIPDYLVDKLLEHPEISFEGENHSFQLKFYRVVGQAAELMSWPPIEVTCLKRGEEVAIAKISFVISFSVQTIPWRKEPVVYHNLSVRRWINTPFKRSPYPGVTVHIGDSYRWLDCQRQTLKFMPIRVQRLDGQLSWPRALKELLAINDCQLPDLQEIIQQLNTNWHSENLSVREIQTAIAYHSSYSSSGIKTLCLPGVSPRDLASLDQVICDRLPVERIGKANLITAFKPYQDSPLRDLWDSRAGKRKVQMLQPEYAQKAVLQLCNQNTLSILIVWETEFCRDAIVYEICQLLDLQPTNDEQIYSGVIGSVKIQALHVSDLTQPLDIPAKLSPEKRQHLRKKFMEKRIQEIINYLPNPTKLCGAIVEIKRKRDYFPREADPKLAWRIGAMKKGYPNQHIHALTPSNSKRKIKADQERVKRAVIDLLRQLGAMPNPVVGMELDGVSSNLWLTCFHVIRRNRKTTANGKDVKVALMVRVNAATGEVQLTTSSIFHTQGWVSYGEGLKRLLDEKWADESTSESGEETLSKDRKQAEQQRIGQFVSQCLKSCLNLPAEGKDLPRVLFMASAQNARELLPWLTNPQLPKNTLPDGLARQLNNSECDRLWVVRLRELERGETPVVIAEGEPGTRPTVGGIFKWEGVCDSKENAVYLSLRNLLITEKYPLAKRQSRLDNGGAPAANPKPLEIAVIYHPDIEEERLVSLVHTLRNRWSYFADDVSLPLPFPFAIKAKEYAVSPQDTIDALESEGEDFDDID
- a CDS encoding helicase-related protein, with protein sequence MQNLATGFAGDRRQTVEALVEQIKAGQFRIVDARAMRHHAKVYLVDCEIGIVTSANLTVHGLTQQVEAGALLAEKEEVIKMVEKFDEHFAKATDLTQELLNRLECWLKLVSPWDAYLKTLLTLEDKALDSEYTLPTAYQRAMIAETLRKIMEHDGTMLVASTGLGKTVVATHVALQLLKANEIKNVLLIGPKLVKKQWEHEFLQASISFKYIGYQALDKEDSKYDGSLEDFFEIEPIINKKWLIIIDESHLFRDCHDSLDGPKRRSFQRLVSLIEKSGCKVLLLTGSPYSTGIKNLNAQLRLLPNTAEINIASNTRGSKPFEWRTNNIEEFINLPVVSQLTTPHVAKSYGKSVKNGVSIDFGEEKRYIPRVMLSRCDFTLFLESELAQAFRNGCFIVEGRPFQRRTIERHAEVAWVSSPWAIREVLQKVINTPGEPNSSYKFEFEMPQSQRRERLEPILNQLKKMMFNDDPKLLYLCFLLKKIYSSRKKVIIFCERRATVVYLVTALNNLVSKLRVFGTIRQRQNQYEHKSDREILQAIKKFAPIANKIEIKNNETYDVFISTDAHGIGINLQDAPIVINYDLSWTPIEITQRAGRVLRPWIKSRIIDLYTFVPPLTNDALRNLGIARRWRKLIDRHSQSQKILDLPVLSIQEAEEQINPSDVASKVTVQLGELDLYALDSGNVSAYYQHLYKSRLHSNRNYARKILDDIVSAKKYPGQTVLVYVLFKYNDKYNWAIYEEKSKSLQKISVVQLLDWLECDRDTPRAIVSGDEIDNLSDDCIREWCNQHKADPDDVIRVCTVYLKPEQESDELKDFARS